From the Candidozyma auris chromosome 2, complete sequence genome, the window TCGATCTCAACGTTCTCGTTGGATTCTGTTTACAGGTTGATCCCGATTTTCGATCCATTCCCGATGGGCGCACTTCTTATGCTCAAATTGATAATTCCATACATCTTGTTATCGACATGCTTTGGTATCATGAATTATAAATtagagatcaagaagtttaCCATCTCGACATTGATCATCTCGACGTCTGATTTCTTGTCATTGAACTTCTTTTACCTCGTTAAAACCGAGGGATCGTGGCTCGATATTGGTGTCACGATTTCAAACTACGTGTTGGCAATCCTCTCTTCACTCTTCATGCTTATTCTCGAACTTGTCAGCACCGTCATATTAAAAGGAGTTGATCTCAATGAGGACAAACTCGAGAGGAAACGGAGGAGGATAGAGGAAATTGTGCAAGATCAAACGTCAATTGGCGATAGAGTGAGGAGTAGAagggagaagaaagattaGATTTGGAGTGGAAAAATTACTAAATATAATTTAGaatctcatcaacacatTAAAACATCGTGCTCGTCTTTTGACGAAAGTAAGCGAGATCGCGACCGGTGACAAATTTTGTAGACAGAGTTGTATGCACCTCAGTCTGACTCAAATTTTATCTAAAGAAATAAACCCAGTGGCCAAATTGCGTCGATAAAAATGACGGGTAAGTTTGGCAGAAAGCATGTCTTGATGATCGACAACTATGACTCGTTCACTTGGAACTTGTACCAGTTCTTGTGCCAGTCAGAGCTCTGCGACAGAGTTGATGTCTACAGAAACGACCAAATCGACATTGAAAcaattgaaaatgaaattAAACCAGACATCTTATTCATCTCGCCAGGCCCGGGACATCCTAGCACAGATGCTGGAATCTCAAAAGCAGCCATCGATCACTTCAAGGGAAAAATCCCCATCTTTGGTGTGTGCATGGGTCAGCAGTGTATGGTTGAGGTTTTCGGTGGTGAAGTTTCATACGCGGGAGAGATCGTTCATGGTAAGACTTCTGCTATCAAGCATGATGGTAAGGGGTGCTTTACTGGTGTTCCACAAGGCGTAGGCGCCACTCGTTACCATTCTTTGGCAGGAGCTATTGCGTCGATGCCAGACTGCTTGGAGGTTACCGCCAAGACGGAAACTACAACCCCAGAGGTGATTATGGGTGTCAGGCACAAGAAATATACTATCGAGGGTGTGCAATTTCACCCAGAGTCGGTGTTGTCTGAAGCAGGTCACATTCTCGTGGAGAATATTCTCAAGATGCTGGGTGGAACCTGGGACGAAAATAAGCCTGtttcctccaaagaaaATATCCTTACGAAGATTTACAATCAACGTATTCAGGACTATGAGACCATTCGAACTTTGCCAGGAAAGACCTTTGCTGACATCGagacttctttgaagttggGCCTAGCTCCTCCCCTCATTGACTTCTACAAACGTCTACAGCTTACGAAAGCAAACAACGAAAACATCATCTTGGCAGAGTTCAAGCGTGCGTCGCCTTCAAAAGGTGATATCAACATATCTGCTCATCCTGCAAACCAGGCTCTCACGTATGCTAGGGGCCACTGCTCCACGATTTCTGTGTTGACAGAACCCAAATGGTTCAAGGGCTCCTTGGAAGACTTGTCACTTGTAAGAAGAGCAATTGACCCAGATATTGTTGGATCATCCGACCTGTCGTACTCCAGGCCTGCTGTTTTGCGCAAGGAGTTTATATTCAGTAAATACCAGATAGCAGAAGCTCGTCTTGCAGGTGCAGACACTGTC encodes:
- the TRP3 gene encoding bifunctional anthranilate synthase/indole-3-glycerol-phosphate synthase; the encoded protein is MTGKFGRKHVLMIDNYDSFTWNLYQFLCQSELCDRVDVYRNDQIDIETIENEIKPDILFISPGPGHPSTDAGISKAAIDHFKGKIPIFGVCMGQQCMVEVFGGEVSYAGEIVHGKTSAIKHDGKGCFTGVPQGVGATRYHSLAGAIASMPDCLEVTAKTETTTPEVIMGVRHKKYTIEGVQFHPESVLSEAGHILVENILKMSGGTWDENKPVSSKENILTKIYNQRIQDYETIRTLPGKTFADIETSLKLGLAPPLIDFYKRLQLTKANNENIILAEFKRASPSKGDINISAHPANQALTYARGHCSTISVLTEPKWFKGSLEDLSLVRRAIDPDIVGSSDSSYSRPAVLRKEFIFSKYQIAEARLAGADTVLLIVKMLSDVKLLQSLYEYSLSLGMIPLVEVNDAEELKVALGLTHNNSTEDPLVIGVNNRNLTTFDVDLKTTSSLVSSAKSSTRKGDVLVLALSGITSAEDVKTYKTEDDVDGFLIGESLMRAEERGEAVQFLHELTHA